One window of the Eschrichtius robustus isolate mEscRob2 chromosome X, mEscRob2.pri, whole genome shotgun sequence genome contains the following:
- the LOC137756475 gene encoding melanoma-associated antigen 10-like, translating to MPRAPKRRRYMLEEGHEAQSVPMAVQEDSSSSSSTCSSSFPSSFSSSPFHSPLILSSPEEPYALLETLSPSQSPSSDFPSPSPTAVVSTPLSQSDDGSSSPKEEGPSTSQALPDAESFLRNAIDDKVGDLVDFLLLKYCTKETITEAEMLNIIIKDYEEHFPVIFSEAVECMQLVFGIDVKEVDPSDHSYVLVTTLGLTYDVMLSDGQSMPKTGLLIFILSLIFMNDNCVPEEEVWESLNVMGVCAGKEHVIYGEPRELITKVWVQEQYLEYRQVPNSDPACYEFLWGPRAHAETSKMSLLEFLAKVNGSDPRSFPLWYEEALRDQEERAQSRFATTDNTTSMTSASSSAMSSSLFCPE from the coding sequence ATGCCTCGTGCTCCAAAGCGACGGCGCTACATGCTTGAGGAAGGCCATGAGGCCCAAAGTGTTCCCATGGCTGTGCAAGAGGATTCTTCCTCATCCTCCTCCACCTGCTCctcctcttttccctcctccttctcctcctctccctttcaCAGTCCTCTGATCTTGAGCTCCCCAGAGGAGCCTTATGCTCTTCTTGAGACCCTGAGTCCTTCACAGAGCCCTTCGAGTGatttcccctccccatcccccactgCTGTTGTCTCTACTCCATTGAGCCAATCCGACGATGGCTCCAGCAGCCCAAAAGAAGAGGGTCCGAGCACCTCGCAGGCCCTGCCAGATGCTGAGTCCTTTCTCAGAAATGCGATTGATGACAAGGTGGGTGATCTGGTGGACTTTCTGCTCCTCAAGTATTGCACCAAGGAGACGATCACAGAGGCAGAAATGCTGAATATCATCATCAAAGATTACGAGGAACACTTCCCTGTGATCTTCAGTGAAGCCGTGGAGTGCATGCAGCTGGTCTTTGGTATTGATGTGAAGGAAGTGGACCCCAGCGACCATTCTTATGTCCTGGTCACCACCCTGGGCCTCACCTATGATGTGATGCTGAGCGATGGGCAGAGCATGCCCAAGACCGGCCTTCTGATATTTATCCTGAGTTTAATCTTTATGAATGACAACTGTGTCCCTGAGGAGGAGGTGTGGGAATCGCTGAATGTGATGGGGGTGTGTGCCGGGAAGGAGCACGTTATCTACGGGGAGCCCAGGGAGCTCATTACCAAAGTATGGGTGCAGGAGCAGTACCTGGAGTACCGACAGGTGCCCAACAGCGATCCTGCATGCTATGAGTTTCTTTGGGGTCCCCGGGCCCACGCGGAGACCAGCAAGATGAGTCTCCTGGAGTTTTTGGCCAAGGTCAATGGAAGTGACCCTAGATCCTTCCCTCTGTGGTATGAAGAGGCTTTGAGAGATCAGGAAGAGAGAGCCCAGTCTAGATTTGCCACCACAGATAATACTACTTCCATGACCAGTGCAAGTTCTAGTGCCATGTCCAGCAGCTTGTTCTGCCCTGAGTGA